Proteins found in one Clostridium kluyveri DSM 555 genomic segment:
- a CDS encoding phage replisome organizer N-terminal domain-containing protein, with protein MAEVKWIKISTAMFDDEKIKIIDAMPEHDTIFYIWMRLLVQAGKTNAGGYIFLAEDIPYTDEMLSAIFNRPLNTVRLALDTLKKFGMIQRSENNDLKITNWDKHQNVESMDKIREGNRLRKRRQREKEKQQELLEEPKNSEENVTEGEEIVMSQDSHEMSRDSHAIREREREEDLDLDNKRERREKKDLSLDNNALELCKYWEVLKPGENITAHLAALKIFINTYGYDWCKEAMQIMVKNKNKFILSYMEKILKNWLVEGKSEECGTSKKEKNAPKPPSYKVVNQGCCPVCGGKGVVRQNNEWVECPKCRGG; from the coding sequence ATGGCAGAAGTTAAGTGGATTAAAATAAGTACAGCAATGTTTGATGACGAAAAAATTAAAATAATAGATGCAATGCCTGAACATGATACTATATTTTACATTTGGATGCGTCTTTTGGTACAGGCAGGCAAGACAAATGCAGGAGGGTATATATTCCTTGCAGAGGATATACCCTACACTGATGAGATGTTATCGGCAATCTTTAATAGACCTCTTAATACTGTAAGACTTGCCTTGGATACTTTGAAAAAATTCGGAATGATTCAAAGGTCCGAAAACAACGATTTAAAAATAACTAATTGGGACAAACATCAAAATGTGGAAAGTATGGATAAAATCAGAGAAGGAAATAGACTTAGAAAACGAAGGCAAAGGGAAAAAGAAAAACAGCAGGAGTTACTGGAAGAGCCAAAAAACAGTGAAGAAAACGTGACAGAAGGAGAGGAAATTGTGATGTCACAAGATAGTCACGAAATGTCACGTGACAGTCACGCTATAAGAGAGAGAGAGAGAGAAGAAGATCTAGATCTAGATAATAAGAGAGAGAGAAGAGAGAAAAAAGATCTCTCTCTCGATAATAACGCTTTAGAACTTTGTAAATATTGGGAAGTTCTGAAACCAGGTGAAAATATAACTGCACACTTGGCAGCTTTAAAGATATTTATAAACACTTATGGCTATGACTGGTGCAAAGAAGCAATGCAGATTATGGTCAAGAACAAAAATAAATTTATTTTAAGCTACATGGAGAAAATTTTAAAAAATTGGCTTGTGGAAGGAAAAAGTGAGGAATGTGGAACTTCCAAGAAAGAAAAGAATGCTCCTAAACCGCCATCTTACAAGGTTGTAAATCAAGGGTGTTGCCCTGTTTGTGGAGGTAAAGGAGTGGTGAGACAAAACAATGAATGGGTGGAATGTCCTAAGTGCAGGGGAGGTTAG